A single region of the Prochlorococcus marinus str. MIT 0917 genome encodes:
- a CDS encoding ABC transporter ATP-binding protein — translation MPKNTQVMLMKDLSVQLGSNKILNEVNLDMRAGERLAIVGPSGAGKSTILRLLAGLLLPSKGSLQISGIEQNYLRLDQNDPPDVRLVFQNPALLASLSVRENVGFLLEKQKLFSEEIINKKVINCLQKVGLYDVADKFPNQLSGGMQKRVSFARALISNSKKGKDSIPLLLYDEPTAGLDPIASTRIEDLIIKTTDAAEGSSIVVSHVSSTIERTANRVILLYDGKFKWDGSIDQFKQSENSYVKQFRTGNLQGPMQPEDL, via the coding sequence GTGCCAAAAAACACTCAAGTAATGTTGATGAAAGATCTCAGTGTTCAACTGGGATCAAATAAAATTCTCAATGAAGTCAATCTTGACATGCGTGCGGGAGAGAGACTGGCAATTGTTGGTCCGTCTGGCGCAGGCAAGTCAACAATACTTCGCCTACTAGCTGGCTTGCTATTACCTTCTAAAGGAAGTCTGCAAATATCAGGTATAGAGCAAAATTATTTAAGGCTTGATCAAAACGACCCTCCCGACGTGAGATTAGTTTTTCAAAACCCAGCATTATTAGCATCATTATCAGTTAGAGAAAATGTAGGTTTTTTGCTTGAAAAGCAGAAACTTTTTTCCGAAGAAATTATCAATAAAAAAGTCATAAATTGTTTACAGAAAGTAGGCTTATATGATGTAGCAGACAAATTTCCAAATCAACTTAGTGGAGGAATGCAAAAAAGAGTAAGTTTTGCTCGTGCATTAATTAGTAACTCCAAGAAAGGAAAAGACTCTATCCCTCTTCTTCTATATGACGAGCCAACTGCTGGTTTAGATCCAATAGCTAGCACTCGTATTGAAGATCTAATTATTAAGACAACCGATGCAGCGGAAGGCTCTTCAATCGTTGTAAGTCACGTTTCCAGTACAATTGAACGAACAGCTAATAGAGTTATCTTGCTTTACGATGGAAAGTTTAAATGGGATGGATCTATAGATCAATTTAAACAAAGTGAGAATTCCTATGTAAAACAATTTCGCACAGGTAATCTTCAAGGACCAATGCAACCTGAGGACTTATAA
- a CDS encoding MlaD family protein translates to MRRSLRDAFVGFSLLGGLIIFSGAMLWLRDFRLGSKTWEVSASFKDASGLAKMSPVTYRGIIVGSVQKINFTPNTVETKIKLNNDNLILPKPVIAKIVTSSMLGGDAQLSLVSLGKSFNSNEVITVKKDCPNKKILCSGDKIKGVEMVSISGLTEGINGIIDEADRQAIVNKVSESIQQFDRTQANLDELVLLSKSELLRAKPIISELTKASIHLNNILESLDNPKTLKDIQELASTSSSLTKKIDQMSSDMGNIMEDKELLDALKRVTIGLSKLFDDIYP, encoded by the coding sequence ATGCGTAGAAGTTTACGAGATGCGTTTGTTGGATTTTCACTATTAGGTGGATTAATTATCTTTTCAGGAGCAATGCTTTGGTTAAGAGATTTTCGTTTAGGGTCTAAAACCTGGGAGGTATCTGCAAGCTTCAAAGATGCAAGTGGTCTTGCGAAGATGTCTCCGGTAACTTATCGGGGAATCATTGTTGGCTCTGTTCAAAAGATAAATTTCACCCCAAACACTGTTGAAACTAAAATCAAATTAAACAATGATAATCTAATTTTACCAAAACCTGTAATTGCAAAAATAGTTACAAGCTCTATGCTTGGAGGAGATGCTCAATTATCGCTAGTCTCATTAGGCAAATCATTCAATAGTAACGAAGTAATTACAGTCAAAAAAGATTGTCCCAATAAAAAAATCTTATGTAGTGGAGATAAGATTAAAGGTGTAGAAATGGTTAGCATATCTGGCTTGACAGAGGGTATAAATGGAATTATTGACGAAGCAGATAGACAAGCAATAGTAAATAAAGTATCAGAATCTATTCAACAGTTTGATAGAACTCAAGCCAATCTTGATGAACTTGTCTTATTATCTAAATCAGAACTTCTAAGAGCAAAACCTATAATTTCTGAATTAACAAAAGCTTCTATTCATTTAAATAATATTCTTGAAAGCCTCGACAATCCTAAGACTCTAAAAGACATTCAGGAACTTGCCTCAACATCTAGTTCACTTACAAAGAAAATAGACCAAATGAGCTCAGACATGGGGAATATTATGGAAGACAAAGAACTGTTAGATGCTCTAAAAAGAGTGACTATAGGCCTGAGTAAATTATTCGATGATATATATCCTTAA